GCTTCCAGTTGAAGCACCTCCACCAGCTGGCTCTTCTCGCTCGTTGAGGCCATGAGCTGCAGGTCCCCGGCGGGGTCGGCGAGCAGCAGCCCTGCCGCCGTGGCGTCGAGAAGCGAGACCGATTCGTCAACGAGGGTGTGGAGCAGGTCGATGACGTCGTAGTCGACCACCAGGGTGTCCGCGATCTTGACGAAGGCGGCACTCACGCGCCCGGCGCGGCTTTGGATGGCCATAATCGAAATTCTACTTCACACCGGCTGTGCCTTCATCCCCCGGCGCGGGAGAGAAGTCCATGGTCCGGTTAACCACTTCCTGGGCAACGTCGCGGACGGAACGCCCCTGCGAATAGGCACGCGCCCTGAGCAGCAGCAGCGCATCGGTGGCGCTCACCCCGGCCTGCGCGAGGACCATGCCGGTTGCCTGATGGACTTCCCTGCGCGAGAGTGGTGATTCATCCCGACGGGAGGAAGGCTCCCCGCCGCTGTCGGCCGTGAGCAGGTGGCGGAGCAGTTTCCAGGCGGCGGCGTCAGCGAGTCGAAGGGCCGCTGAATGGTCGGCGCGGCCGAGGGCGCCCGGCGTCGTGCTGTAGAGCTCAATGACGCCGATGTCCATGGTGCCGAGCACCAGGGGAAACACAAAGAGGGCCGCAACATCGAGTTCCTGGAGTGCCTTGGCAAAAACCGGCCATGCGGCGTGCGCTGCCTGCCTCACGTCGGGAAGCGCAACCGGCTGT
This genomic stretch from Arthrobacter dokdonellae harbors:
- a CDS encoding GAF and ANTAR domain-containing protein, which codes for MPLPAYPGAGPADFGAGLCAAFLQALPVTGVAVSAFPGRIPETSIWATDAISARIDELQFDLGEGPRWEAARTRQPVALPDVRQAAHAAWPVFAKALQELDVAALFVFPLVLGTMDIGVIELYSTTPGALGRADHSAALRLADAAAWKLLRHLLTADSGGEPSSRRDESPLSRREVHQATGMVLAQAGVSATDALLLLRARAYSQGRSVRDVAQEVVNRTMDFSPAPGDEGTAGVK